In Fundidesulfovibrio soli, a single genomic region encodes these proteins:
- a CDS encoding DNA-3-methyladenine glycosylase I, with product MSAVPGPDGRPRCPWSLGHPLLLEYHDAEWGAPLRDDRVLFELLILEGFQAGLSWLTILKRREGFRQAFQGFAPQVVAGYSKADMERLMADAGIIRNRLKVEAAPVNARAFMKVQASHGSFADYFWGFVDGRPVVNAWKEMSQVPAVTPLAEKVSKDMKAKGFKFVGPVSVYAYLQSAGLVNDHLESCFRFAETTGKG from the coding sequence GTGAGCGCCGTCCCCGGTCCCGACGGCAGGCCGCGCTGCCCCTGGAGCCTGGGGCATCCGCTGCTGCTCGAATACCATGACGCAGAGTGGGGCGCGCCCCTGCGCGACGACCGGGTTCTCTTCGAACTGCTGATACTGGAGGGCTTCCAGGCCGGGCTCTCCTGGCTGACCATCCTCAAGCGCCGGGAGGGCTTCCGCCAGGCCTTCCAGGGATTCGCCCCCCAGGTGGTGGCGGGCTACAGCAAGGCGGACATGGAGCGGCTGATGGCCGACGCCGGCATCATCCGCAACCGCCTCAAGGTGGAGGCCGCACCGGTCAATGCCAGGGCCTTCATGAAGGTCCAGGCCAGCCACGGCAGCTTCGCCGATTATTTCTGGGGATTCGTGGACGGGCGTCCCGTGGTCAACGCCTGGAAGGAGATGTCCCAGGTGCCCGCCGTGACGCCCCTGGCCGAGAAAGTCAGCAAGGACATGAAGGCCAAGGGGTTCAAGTTCGTGGGGCCGGTGAGCGTCTACGCCTATTTGCAGTCGGCCGGGCTGGTCAACGACCACCTGGAAAGCTGCTTCCGCTTCGCGGAGACTACCGGGAAGGGCTGA